A stretch of the Halobacillus halophilus DSM 2266 genome encodes the following:
- a CDS encoding MerR family transcriptional regulator: MTTDTKELKYEPSDMALMLEIKESTLRKYSLLLEKEGYTFHKGSVGRRWYSDSDLMVLRRFMELKNGDMSLETACHAVVAWAKGRNIAPSVMENANDLRDSERYLLDKLEKQNELIQELFARLDRQEEFFKQRDEWLIEKLKEQNEKPKLQLESETNSEQKPKPTFLSKLFGHR; encoded by the coding sequence ATGACAACTGATACAAAAGAGTTGAAATATGAGCCTTCAGATATGGCACTTATGCTTGAGATAAAAGAATCTACGTTACGAAAATATAGTCTTCTTTTGGAGAAAGAGGGTTACACATTCCATAAAGGATCAGTTGGACGAAGATGGTATAGCGATAGTGATTTAATGGTGTTGCGCCGATTTATGGAGTTAAAAAACGGTGACATGTCACTCGAAACTGCTTGTCATGCAGTTGTAGCTTGGGCAAAAGGTAGAAATATCGCACCTTCTGTTATGGAAAATGCTAATGATTTGCGTGATAGCGAGCGTTATCTTTTAGATAAATTAGAAAAGCAAAATGAGTTAATTCAAGAATTATTTGCTCGCTTAGATCGACAGGAAGAATTTTTTAAGCAACGTGATGAATGGTTAATTGAAAAGTTAAAAGAGCAGAATGAAAAACCAAAATTACAACTGGAATCCGAAACTAATTCAGAGCAAAAACCGAAGCCGACTTTTCTAAGTAAACTTTTTGGTCATAGATAA